One window of the Nicotiana tabacum cultivar K326 chromosome 4, ASM71507v2, whole genome shotgun sequence genome contains the following:
- the LOC107797864 gene encoding agamous-like MADS-box protein AGL82, which yields MGRSKINMELIQDHKTRKSTFQKRKACLIKKISELSILCDIKACMIIYEGYNCEEIWPNDPNEVQELINLYKNQPIEDRSKRENSLCSFLENQKKKAEIKMAKLKKKIKTEKYPTWDSRFNYLSEKELRNLAGVLEKKMENAKGKSEFLKSSRNINQEIWDYPELMDNFNQSNPQPISYMDNQFFQELTADFDQVISSTDHVNSMGILDNGQLSVGDYQFGNSDYMKIEAEDLLVNNGIIGSSSRMQPVELNQYSFISSGSTQMPYGYLQ from the coding sequence ATGGGAAGATCAAAAATCAACATGGAACTTATTCAGGATCACAAGACAAGGAAATCCACTTTCCAGAAAAGGAAAGCTTGcttaataaagaaaatctcagaGCTCTCAATACTTTGTGATATCAAAGCATGCATGATAATATATGAAGGTTATAATTGTGAAGAAATTTGGCCAAATGATCCAAACGAAGTTCAAGAGCTAATAAATCTGTACAAAAACCAACCAATCGAAGACCGGAGTAAAAGAGAAAACAGCTTGTGTAGCTTCttggaaaatcaaaagaaaaaggctGAGATTAAAATGGCAAAGTTGAAGAAAAAAATCAAGACAGAAAAATACCCAACTTGGGATTCAAGATTCAACTATTTATCTGAAAAAGAATTACGAAATCTTGCTGGGGTTCTTGAGAAAAAGATGGAGAATGCAAAGGGAAAATCTGAATTCTTGAAAAGTAGTAGGAATATTAATCAAGAAATATGGGACTATCCTGAATTAATGGACAACTTCAACCAAAGTAATCCACAGCCTATTTCTTATATGGATAATCAGTTTTTTCAAGAATTGACAGCTGATTTTGATCAAGTAATTTCAAGTACTGATCATGTGAATTCAATGGGAATTTTGGATAATGGGCAGCTTAGTGTTGGTGACTATCAATTTGGAAATTCAGATTATATGAAGATTGAGGCAGAAGATTTGTTGGTGAATAATGGTATTATTGGTTCAAGTTCAAGAATGCAGCCTGTGGAGTTAAATCAGTACTCTTTTATAAGCAGTGGCTCTACCCAAATGCCTTATGGATACTTGCAGTAG